The following DNA comes from Maylandia zebra isolate NMK-2024a linkage group LG6, Mzebra_GT3a, whole genome shotgun sequence.
CACTGGCTCCCGGTCAAATAtcgtatcaatttcaaaatactcTTGTACACATTTAAGGCTATTCATCATCTCTGCCCTCCATATCTTTCTGATCTGGTTAAGATCACCGCCCCATCTCGTTGTCTCAGATCTacttcttccctttcactctccgTCCCCTCCCCCCGTCTTGCCACCATGGGGAGCagggctttcagctgctctgctccacgACTCTGGAATCCCCTACCTCCTGATTTAAGAAAtatctcttccttctctctctttaagtcccaactcaaaactcacttGTTCAAAATAGCTTATCCCACATAACCTCTCCACTCTGCTCTTTTAAATTAGTTTATGTCTTATGCTTTTACGATTGTGTAAACtgcttgtttttatgttgctttttatTCTAATGTGTACAGTGAccttgagtgttttgaaaggcgctttcaaataaaatgtattattattatctttgaAATATCTCAGTGTGACACTGATACTGTACATGAGTGTGGTAGGTTTTGAAAACAGCATCAGCAGAGTACACAGCAAAGGGGAAAGGAACAATTGTTCCTTTCAAATTTTTTACAAAACATCCAATCCTGGATCATATCCATATCCACTTAGGATCGAGTGATCCAAATACACCACATTGTGACAATAACCATGGCATAGCAGCTGATGAGCAGCAGATAGATACTGCTCATGGCACCACTGGTGCAACTAGACTTGCAGTCAAGACTGCCAaaaccaagaccaagaccagagggtatcgagaccaagacaagactaAGAACAAGTCGAGACCAAGTCGAGACGAGACGAAGTCGAGacgagacgagaccaagacaaacaaaagagtctttaaactgcagccagattctgcttcgtttacgggtgtcaggcatatttatgtgtttttgctttcacacagccctcctcaccactgtctactgtctcactcacttactgagaggacagacgcacCCTCCACTTGACTGTCGAGAAATGCAGATCCAAAAGCAACAACATGGCAGGTCAAGAGACAACAGCAGTATCCTGAGCAGCGAGGGgtccagcagcaacagcagtatGTGCAAAAGGCATCAGCAAGGAGAAAACACCATCATCAtgactggatggatggagatgcaTTTCCAACAAGCTGCAAATtcactgtgtgtgaatgcaaattGAGAACACTGTCTGAGTTGGACATTTGTTACGTTTGGAGTGAAACGGCAATGGAAGAGACAGTGGGCGTAGATTtcgttttggcattggtggggaccAATGACCAATGATTCAgggttatttttcctttttgtctgtgCTTCTTGATAACAAAAGGAGAAATGGACTTGCCTAAATATCCTcttctacatgcttttaaactatttaaaattacaattgatagttttatatgtgagtTATATAATGCTAAATtacaattaaacaaatgactaagtattttagactttcagtcagcaagccggcctaaaaatacatcaacgtaaacacactggagacaaactgaaatactgcaaagaatgtgggagaagcttccccaCATCGGGTGACTTAAAACGACATGAACTCTTTCACAGTGGGgtcaaaaagcacctctgtgatcagtgtgggtcatccatcaccactgcaggtcagcttaaaacacacaaacgagtccacacaggagagaaaccatacaagtgcagacactgtgacaagagcttctcacagtcaggtaATCGTAACGagcatgaacgtacacacatggaaggaaactacagctgtgagcagtgtgacaagagcttcagtaatctcagttcatactctgcacacaaacgatcccacgttactaataaactgtttcactgttaccactgtgccaaaacattcacttcatcatctgctctgtgcaaacatcagcgcgatcacgcAGGGCTGAAACCGTTCCCATCACAGGACGACAGCGaatctgaagagagagaaacatcctcttctggtttcagagtccaacttaaaaccctggagatcaggctccacagagttcaggtcGGCTCTCCTTAAAGACCTAATGAGGCTATGAATCAAACTGTTCCTGTAGTTCCATGTTAATCTTTATAAATTGTTCTTCTgtagtgtttgtgttcagttgttaccttttttttcagtggttgGATGAAAaatcagtttcctgttgttCAAGTTTTTATTGAATGTATTTTGTTAAAGTTCttcaataaagtttaaaaaaaagttaaataaagaaTTGTTTGAACGACAAATATTTTGAGCCATGAAGtcatttcctgtatttcagagtaaagactgaagtgacgaatggaaacatgtttacagtcatGGAATAAACACTGATGGGTCATCTGTAGGAAGTTCTATTGCTGACCTGACAGACTCGACCttgtttacaaagaaagaaaggaactgATGACATGTGTCAGCAGAGGCTTTCAGGGTTGTTTAGAGTAGAGCTGATAGTCTTAAAGAACACGGCGATTATGACAATTTAACACAATGACCTGAGAAAAATAtctgtttctctcatttttaCTGTATTCTGATCAAATTTCCAACATTCTTTTAACATTTCAACCGGATGGCTCCCCGGCCTCAGTCGGGCGATGGGGGTATGCGGTGGGGCGTGgcctgcggtgccgtgcagggagggcggacacacctgcacggcatccttaaTCACGTCCGCCAAGAGTACAGTACTACTGTACTCTTGCTTCTTCAAATCGTGTTAAGCAAACCTCAGACTGCAGTAATTAGGGATTTACTGACACCAGGTAAGCAATGTTTAGtgtaaaatacacatttttattgttcCAACAAATAACCAATGTTACATATGTTAAAGATTTAttattggaaataattcaacccCACCAgaattaaacaaaacacaaagaataaaGTGATAAATAATACagaagtgctctattggattgtaTTACATAGTCAGATGTTTATAGCAATATAGTAGTTATAAAGCAATACATTCtcctgttcatgtttgtctgagcATAAAAATTAGATTTGATTCATAAGAATTATAATGCAGCAGTAACTTAAATTATTGGATAAATTATGACATATTAAGAAAAGTCAGATAATTCTAAAGTGCCTTATGATGCTGATGCTGTTACACAGCTGTCTTATGTAGGGATGTTGAATTTTTTGCATTTGCTATAGTGTAATATTATTGTAATGCACAGTGTAAATTATCCTGAGGTACCACAGGAAAAGAAGATGAGTTCCAAGAGTACAAATAAATCTCATCCCTCCTCCTCGGCTCAGACACAGTGCACGCTCCTTTAGAGCTGCATACGATCCAGCATCACAGTGTGAAATCTGTATCTGCTAGCAgggcctctgtcagtctgtctcgCATGATCTCCTTAGTTGAGTAAAAAGGCAGATACAGATTAGAGTGACATGTCTCTGACTCAGggaagtgctgctcacaggtgCTGCTCTGAATAGCAAAAACCTTCATCTTGACCTGGTCGATGCCAAGAATAGGAGCGCTCTCCTGTAACCAGTCAGGAACCCTGAAGAACAGCAATGGAAAGAAAATATCATTTTACTTATCttattttttttgaaaactTTTACATACCTATACATATACATATCATCATCACATCACAGGAAAAAGTAaggtaaggtaactttatttatacctaaaggcaaggtaaatttgctttacagaaaaatgacagcatttgacatccctttaaaaacacacatacctagtaaatatataaaactcactgtgacacatactttaatatttcgaatcaaaaacagttcttatttaattcagtgacagcaacggggacaaagctatttttataacgctttgtcctgcatctcggaaatagaaacctccgtcctgagggaagaagctgaaattcaccccttagaggatgggaaccatttttaaggattgataaagccatcctctgtacctgcttagagtacagggaggctaaacaagactgtggctcacctatcagacgactggaccatctcactatctgatttagagagtttttctctgtgacagaggtctgaccaaaccatgccaccaaacaaaaggataaaacagactcaataaaagaacgataaaacaaagttaaaattttttggtcaatgtggaaatgaacaagtttcctaaggcaataaaggtgctggtgaccctttttacaaactgatttgcaattttgatcaaagttcagtttttcatttattatggtcccaagatatttatatgattgtacttgctctattttctgacctttaattaaagtaaCTGCTTGCCCATTTTGTTGcttcctaaaatcaacaaccatgtcttttgttttagatatgttcagctggagataagactcctcacaccactgaacaaagtcatcaatgactggaCCGTGGTTaatttcaccctctttcagtaagctgacaataacagagtcatctgcatatttaataatgaccctgttttcatgtctgccctgacacatatttgtatagagagtgaataataagggcgataggacgcacccttgaggagaacctgtggaggagaacactgggtcagacagaaccccatttattctcactctttgtgacctgtcagttagaaaatctaaaatccagcccaccaggtttttcctgatttcaaactgttctaaaagtcttttaattaaaatatggggctgtattgtattaaaagccgaagaaaaatcaatgaaaagaagtcttgcaaaagtccctttactctctacatgtttaagaattagatttagtaaagtcaaaagtgcgtcctccactcctctgttgggcctgtatgcaaactgcattggatatttttgcatatttgtcacatttatgtgtaataagtaaatacaaaacacaattgttaatttatcatttcattcattaagGGAAAAAATATTCAAGCCTAGCTGGCCCTATGTGAAAAAGCAATGGAGCTCTAAATGTATTAACTGGTGGAAGCATcctggcagcaagaactgcagtcaAGTGTTTGTGATAACTGGTAACGAATCTTTACATAGCTTTGGGAGGAATTTCGGCCCACTTTCCTTGGCATACGTTTTTGATGACTAACTCAACCATAAAGCAGCTTTACAGTGTATTAATCAGAACAATGCTGCTCTCTAATGTATCTTGGTAAAGTGCAGAAAAATCTAATGTTTTATATGATACAGTGTGATTTCAGTAACATATCATAACGGAGGCTTCAGCAAGTACTTACGAAGGAAatctttcctctgctcttcagttAGTTCATCAAATACCTCCCAAAACATCTGTATGGTGGGGTGGCGGTCATGATATCTCCAACCATAACTTGTGttctgaaaacagtgaaaatgactgTTATAATCATAGAGTTTGTAAGGTCAGGCATACACtatgttgccaaaagtattccctaacacatccaaatcattcaattaatgtgttccaatcacttccatggacaCAGGTGTattaaatcaagcacctaggcatgcagactactTCTACAAACATGTGTGAAAGGACGAGTCGCTCTCAGGAACTGAATGAATTCCAGCATGGTAATGTGATAGGATGCAccagtgcaacaagtccagtcatgaaatttcctcgctattaaatattccatagtcagctgttagtgatattataacaaagtggaagtaaTTGGAAATGACAGCTAGTCAGCTGATGCTAAGGCTCATAGTGCACTTAAGTCACCAATAtctgcagtctgctgttgttacagatgtccaaacttcattggtttccatggctgagcagctgcatcccagccttacactgacaaacacaatgcaaagcGTCAGATGGAGTGATTTAAGCATCTCAACACTGGACTCTAAAGCAGTGGAGATGTGTTTACTGGAGTGACGAATCACACTTCTCTGACTGGCAATCCGATGGATGTGTCagggtttggtggttgccagaagtacttgtctgactgcactgtgccaagtgtaaagtgtgGTGGAGGGGCGGTTTTGTTGTGGGGCTGTTTATCGGGAGTTGGGTTCGCCCCCTTAGTGCCgatgaaaggaactcttaatgcttcagcatatcAAGACAATTTCATGCTtccagtttggggatggccacTTTCTGTTCCAACATGGCTGGGCACCAGTGCACAatacaaggtccataaagacatggatgagtgagtttggtgtagaagaactggactagcctgcacagagtcctgacctcaccCTGATAGAACAtatttgggatgaattagagcagcaactgtgagccaggccttctcctccaacatcagtgtctgacaccATAAATGCACCTCTGGAAGAATAGtcaaaaaattcccataaacacacctaaaccttgtggaaagctttTCCAGAAGAGTGGAAGCAGTTATAGCTGCGAAGGGTGGGCTGACTATTATATTATACTATCATACAAAAGTCTGGATTAAGACTGAGATGTGACTCAAGTTCATATTTGTGTTAAAGCAGCCGGCTGAATGCTTTTGGCAGTATGCAGTACACAGTTATTGTGctacaggacagctgtgaaacTACAGCCTGTGTCTGTTTGGCTGACTGTACCTGTTTGAACTTTTCCCAGTCATGCACGTCCTGGCCGACCAGCACTCCCTGCAGCTCCTCTGGTCGAAACAGCCTCACCAAATCCTGCTCACACACCAGGAAGAAGCCTCGCTTGAACTCCTGGAACAGACTCTCCACTGATGTGTTGAAGGCATGATTCACATAGGCCTCCACaaactccttcctgtttaggagggaaaatgttaaattagcaaacatttcacagagacaaaggtgctgcagatgaacctcacaaacacttcatgttttatatgcttaccgtatttcccggactacaaagcgcacctgaatattagccgcacaagctaaaatcaggggaaaatcctgttttgtacatacattagccgcacctgaccaaaagccgcaggtgtttcaatattgacttatcatatgtaagagaatatgcacaaagcgaattgtcaggaaagagatggctgtttggagacacaccccttttattaatattttgaaaatcaagttatgggtacatatttgcacatgtgctgtgcttcataaatgagtaacaaatgtagtacataacagtaacctacagcacaccagaaaaatagattcagactaccttttaggctcaggtgcagtgacacggctttaacaagaagaaaagtcagtcattcaccaccatcttcctgcgcactaaaaccaccaaagtcctcttctccagtgtcggaaacgaacaggctcaggatggcttcgtcatccactctcagcttctttccttcgttgtcactttcaaaaccaaagataatcctcattgtcattgtcagtgtcggagtcgaacaccctctgaagggccgtggcggtgtcctcctcttcatcatgcagcagtccagcccttcgaaatccgttggtgatcgtggatgtttgcacacttttccacgctgtcagaatccaccggtagAGTTGAGcacaacttgcttttcgcaagtttatcgccgctcgtcatccacgactcccgctgaacgcatagcgctactttgaagtttgtttttcgcgctacttgtacggcactatgttgcctggcggatggacatgtgaccaacataccactcttgaaccccgatccttccgccaggcaacgtagtgccgtacaacagcggaacaaacaaaacaaatcgtcttacgatatcacaaaaatcatggacaatctatagaaaagccgcacctgactaaaagccgcagggtccTGGTGATgatacgggcagcagagttctggagtTCTTGACCTGCCATGTTGTTGCTTTTGGATCTGCATTTCTCGACAGTCAAGTGGAGGgtgcgtctgtcctctcagtaagtgagtgagacagtagacagtggtgaggagggctgtgtgaaagcaaaaacacataaatatgcctgacacccgtaaacgaagcagaatctggctgcagtttaaagactcttttgtttgtcttggtctcgtctcgtCTCGACTTCGTCTCGTCTCGACTTGGTCTCGACTTGTTCTtagtcttgtcttggtctcgataccctctggtcttggtcttggtttTGGCAGTCTTGACTGCAAGTCTAGTTGCACCAGTGGTGCCATGAGCAGTATCTATCTGCTGCTCATCAGCTGCTATGCCATGGTTATTGTCACAATGTGGTGTATTTGGATCACTCGATCCTAAGTGGATATGGATATGATCCAGGATTGGATGTTTTGTAAAAAATTTGAAAGGAACAATTGTTCCTTTCCCCTTTGCTGTGTACTCTGCTGATGCTGTTTTCAAAACCTACCACACTCATGTACAGTATCAGTGTCACACTGAGATATTtcaaagataataataatacattttatttgaaagcgcctttcaaaacactcaaggTCACTGTACACATTAGAataaaaagcaacataaaaacaagcaGTTTACACAATCGTAAAAGCATAAGACATAAACTAATTTAAAAGAGCAGAGTGGAGAGGTTATGTGGGATAAGCTATTTTGAACaagtgagttttgagttgggacttaaagagagagaaggaagagataTTTCTTAAATCAGGAGGTAGGGGATTCCAGAGTcgtggagcagagcagctgaaagccctGCTCCCCATGGTGGCAAGACGGGGGGAGGGGAcggagagtgaaagggaagaagtAGATCTGAGACAACGAGATGGGGCGGTGATCTTAACCAGATCAGAAAGATATGGAGGGCAGAGATGATGAATAGCCTTAAATGTGTACAAgagtattttgaaattgatacgaTATTTGACCGGGAGCCAGTGAAACTGCTGCAGAACAGGAGTAATGTGGTGGATAGAAGGGGTCCTGGTGATgatacgggcagcagagttctggacgcgttgaagcttgtggatggatttttgagtataaaaataacctgaataaatacaaataaagggAAAGAGCTGTCCAGACCTCTGTCTCTGACCATCTGTGTTAACACTTGAAATCGGaaacatgtaaatgtaacaaacatgttaaaacataagaaatcaggaaggggcaaaaaaagcattttgctaaaaaaagatttagagcagaagtttttaaaatgaagatatattgcatttatttacaattaaaaacacacagagcagaaagtgtgttactgttttacatccacagacacacaagaaaagaagccgGCAACgtgaggtcaagttatggcatttttatttgtgtatttcagtacatgtattcagaatagagtttttaaaaacaaacaaacgtcccaagtcaagtttggggggatttttgtgaaagaaaggttgagagagggggaaggaggaagaaactattgCTCTCCTTAAacttgatgctgctgggtcagttttttctcagcagtctgctccagaatccactcctgtcctcggctttcttttctttttcttttgccttcagctcttttaaagttttgtttagCTGCTCCTCGGCGTCTTTAAatgcttctttcagctgctgtttggccagtttgactttctgtttcaggagctctttagcttcctttttgtgcttttgcatttctttaagtGCATCTTTGCAGCCTTTCTTGGTCACCTCAGAGGCTGTCGtttctttcttgaataccttcaactcaattttctcttctgcaagttcttcttgcactttcatcagtttcTTCTTCAGAGTTTCACTTTCCTGTTTTGCCTCCCATTTTCCATGTGtctctttttctatttcttcctCTGTTTCCAGCAACTTCTTCCTCATGTTTTGAGTGAAACTCTTtgtattttccatttctttctttgcttcctgtattttaaatttctcttcctccaacactttttgagcttccaacaattctttcttcatattttcaatctcattttctgcctcgtgtttacgttttttctcctcttcaagttgttgctttacatgcagtaattccttcctgagtatttcagcttcagccgttacattttcagcttcttgtgctgccaactgcattttccttttctccccttcaaaagcttcctgcacctcctgtaattcctgcatcacattttctgcctccttctttgcagtttgatatttatttttagcttcttgtgctgtgcttttctcttcctgcaatgctttttgagcttccaacagttctttcttgatgttttcattctcattttctgcttgttgttttcccatcttctctcctttaagctttagacccacatgcagtaattccttcaaTACTACTTCggtttcaaactttgaattttcagcttctcctcttgattcTTCTGccacttcttttaatttgacattttcagcctgtattaTTTGAAATTCTTCTCGTAGTTTaatcagctcagactgttctgtACTGTATGGTGACGCACTCACCAATCCTCTTCTCGATCTCccttgattcattttggccttttaaacaaaggaaccaAAGTTTTGTAGAgaagtgaagttttcgatgtgtttttttcttcaaccgtcgtctgtcctgcacagagatgctgctgtagatgtgtctctagctgtgtctggataaaatgaaaaatgctgtaactaagtgcttgtgttgcacagttctacaAAACATTCCATTccatgcatgctccgcccacatggtcaggaatgtcaggtgctgcatcaccaaatgctgctcccgttgcctagcaataacagctgtttactttttggggtctggttcattatttaataaagaaaacatgtccaagtattgCAACCATGGTGCTGAGGCTCAGTgcatattctagcctgctgtgtgggtgggcagctagaaatcactggtgggcaacatgagagaggagaaaactggagcagccaagcagggagctgcaggttgctggtttgagtctctgttcagatgctggtgtctcctctctctgagatgtttgcaaacagtcccagataaaacaataaggataataaacaaacacgtgactaaactaacatttatgacactgatatattttatgtgtagcaggatggcctctaGTTTGCAAAACTGTTGGAGCGTGgtactacagtggcttgcaaaagtattcggcccccttgaacttttccacattttgtcacattacagccacaaacatgaatcaattttattggacttccacgtgaaagaccaacacaaagtggtgcacacgtgagaagtggaaggaaaatcatacatgattccaaacattttttacaaataaataactgcaaagtggggtgtgcgtaattattcagccccctgactcaatactttgtagaaccaccttttgctgcagttacagctgccagtcttttagggtctgtctctaccagctttgcacatctagagactgaaatctttgcccattcttctttgcaaaacagctccagctcagtcagattagatggacagcgtttgtgaacagcagtttcagatcttgccacagatctGAGGGgggcgaatacttttgcaagcaaCTGCAAGTGTGGGGGAAGGCTGAGTGAAGTATTTCTTTGATATTGTTTTTCAATAAGCAGATGCAAATATTTACTCCTCTGTTATGTTTCTGTACATACAGACTGGGCGTGCCAAAAGCGATGCACTGCAGCACAGCTTTCTTGATGAGGAAGAGCAGCTGTGCTGTGATGTCAGCTTCAGCTGCCCAGCATGCACACCTGAAATGTTGGCGGTTTCAGTTGATGGTAACAGAAAGCTATATCACTTTCAGCAAAAAGAAAGGTGCTCATTGTTgatgttctttgtgtttgtgtttgtgtgacataATAGTTTTTACTATAGTAACCAAACGACTGTCTTCTGCAAGATGACTACTGTTAAATTAGAGTAAATGGAAAATCTTGTCATTTACTTTATAATTTCTtgctattttattatatttgttaCATGTCGTAGACACGGGGAAGAGGCACATGTGGGGATTCCCAGTGGACAGCAGCACGAGAGACTTCAAGGAAGGCCTCCAAACTGGATGAAGAGGAGATGGAGGTCGCTGTGTGTCGACATGGATTGTGTCTTTTGTGTCACTTTCACTTCAGGGACGGCAAAC
Coding sequences within:
- the LOC112433832 gene encoding E3 ISG15--protein ligase HERC5-like — translated: MAGQELQNSAARIITRTLRLLVRKEFVEAYVNHAFNTSVESLFQEFKRGFFLVCEQDLVRLFRPEELQGVLVGQDVHDWEKFKQNTSYGWRYHDRHPTIQMFWEVFDELTEEQRKDFLRFLTGYRRALLFLASTRSR